A genomic window from Lycium barbarum isolate Lr01 chromosome 4, ASM1917538v2, whole genome shotgun sequence includes:
- the LOC132638570 gene encoding protein DETOXIFICATION 29-like — protein MSLILAAGYVKDAEIAVDATSICANIIGWTFMLCIGFNAAISVRVSNELGAGHPRRAKFSVVVVSITSLAIGALLTLLLILTRSQYPLLFTNNAKVQRMVYDLTPVLGLTLFVNTLQPTLSGLAIGAGWQEHVAYVNIVCYYVIGIPLGLFLTFFINCGMPGMWYGMIVGTTA, from the exons ATGTCGTTGATTCTGGCCGCAGGATACGTTAAGGATGCAGAAATTGCGGTGGATGCTACTTCAATATG TGCAAACATAATAGGATGGACGTTCATGTTGTGTATTGGATTCAATGCTGCAATAAG tgtAAGGGTATCAAATGAACTAGGAGCAGGACATCCAAGAAGAGCAAAGTTCTCAGTGGTGGTGGTCTCAATTACTTCACTTGCAATTGGTGCATTGTTGACACTTTTACTCATCCTTACGAGAAGCCAATACCCACTTTTGttcacaaataatgcaaaagtaCAAAGGATGGTGTATGATCTCACTCCTGTATTGGGACTAACCCTCTTTGTCAACACACTCCAACCTACACTCTCTG GGTTGGCAATTGGAGCAGGATGGCAAGAACATGTGGCTTATGTGAACATAGTATGCTATTATGTCATTGGAATCCCTTTGGGTCTCTTCCTTACCTTTTTCATCAACTGCGGTATGCCG GGCATGTGGTATGGGATGATAGTTGGAACTACAGCTTAG